One stretch of Burkholderia sp. NRF60-BP8 DNA includes these proteins:
- the glgX gene encoding glycogen debranching protein GlgX encodes MPTALPARLEPGRCYPLGATWDGLGTNFAVFSAHAQRIQLCVFDPTGRKELARLDLPECTDEVWHGYLPNAHPGTVYGFRADGPYQPQHGHRFNPTKLLLDPYARKLVGQFRWSDALFGYRVHSNRADLSIDRRDSAPAMPKAVVVDEAFDWSTDRRPNVPWRSTVIYETHVRGASMRRAGLRPPERGTFASLAHPAFVDHLLSIGVTTVELLPVHAFLQQRALVHRGMRNYWGYDTAAFFAPEPTYLTTRRLDEMRIAIRQLHAAGIEVVLDVVYNHTCEGNQLGPTLSWRGLDNASYYRLRPDDPRYHVDETGCGNTLNLSHPRVVQMVMDSLRYWATAFNIDGFRFDLGVTLGREDHGFEPGAGFFDALRQDPVLAQRKLITEPWDLGPGGYQLGRHPPGFAEWNDRFRDTVRRFWRGDAGQRPELAARLSGSADLFNHGRRRTWASVNFITAHDGFTLADLVSYAGKHNDANGEDNRDGRDDNCSANWGAEGPTDDAAIRDVRARVARSMLATLFTALGTPMLVAGDEFCRTQQGNNNAYCQDNELSWLDWDLAQSEEGVQMTRFVSRLAALRRMYPVMSAPRYPSGDRDGAPGMREIGWFDERGDALTVPAWEDGEGRALTMRRVGTGRTGRTEALLVMLNASAATITFMPPAPVLEYRILLDTATPDAGPRSWPEAGLDVAAHAAVIAVAAVPPDHPS; translated from the coding sequence ATGCCGACCGCCCTGCCCGCCCGTCTCGAACCCGGCCGCTGCTACCCGCTCGGCGCCACGTGGGACGGCCTCGGGACCAACTTCGCGGTATTTTCCGCGCATGCGCAGCGCATCCAGCTGTGCGTGTTCGATCCGACCGGCCGCAAGGAGCTCGCGCGCCTCGACCTGCCCGAATGCACCGACGAGGTGTGGCACGGCTACCTGCCCAACGCGCATCCGGGCACCGTGTACGGCTTTCGCGCGGACGGCCCGTATCAGCCGCAGCACGGCCACCGCTTCAATCCGACCAAGCTGCTGCTCGATCCGTACGCGCGCAAGCTGGTCGGCCAGTTCCGCTGGTCGGACGCATTGTTCGGCTATCGCGTGCATTCGAACCGGGCGGACCTGTCGATCGACCGCCGCGATTCGGCGCCCGCGATGCCGAAAGCCGTGGTCGTCGACGAAGCGTTCGACTGGAGCACCGACCGCCGCCCGAACGTGCCGTGGCGCAGCACCGTGATCTACGAGACCCACGTGCGCGGCGCGTCGATGCGCCGCGCGGGGCTGCGCCCGCCGGAGCGCGGCACGTTCGCGTCGCTCGCGCATCCGGCGTTCGTCGATCATCTGCTGTCGATCGGTGTGACGACGGTCGAGCTGCTGCCGGTCCATGCGTTCCTGCAACAGCGCGCGCTCGTGCATCGCGGGATGCGCAACTACTGGGGCTACGACACGGCCGCGTTCTTCGCGCCGGAACCCACGTATCTCACGACCCGGCGGCTCGACGAAATGCGCATCGCGATCCGCCAGTTGCATGCGGCCGGCATCGAAGTGGTGCTCGACGTCGTCTACAACCACACGTGCGAAGGCAATCAGCTCGGCCCGACGCTGTCGTGGCGCGGCCTCGACAACGCGAGCTACTACCGGCTGCGGCCCGACGATCCGCGTTACCACGTCGACGAAACCGGCTGCGGCAACACGCTGAACCTGTCGCATCCGCGCGTCGTGCAGATGGTGATGGACTCGCTGCGCTACTGGGCGACCGCATTCAACATCGACGGCTTCCGCTTCGATCTCGGCGTGACGCTCGGCCGCGAGGATCACGGCTTCGAGCCGGGCGCGGGGTTTTTCGACGCCTTGCGGCAGGACCCGGTGCTCGCGCAGCGCAAGCTGATCACCGAGCCGTGGGATCTCGGCCCCGGCGGCTATCAGCTCGGCCGCCATCCGCCCGGTTTCGCCGAATGGAACGACCGGTTTCGCGACACCGTGCGGCGTTTCTGGCGCGGCGACGCCGGGCAGCGCCCGGAACTGGCCGCGCGCCTGTCGGGTTCGGCCGACCTGTTCAACCACGGGCGGCGCCGCACGTGGGCGTCGGTCAATTTCATCACCGCGCACGACGGCTTCACGCTGGCCGACCTCGTGTCGTATGCGGGCAAGCACAACGACGCGAACGGCGAGGACAACCGCGACGGCCGCGACGACAACTGCAGCGCGAACTGGGGCGCCGAAGGGCCGACCGACGACGCGGCGATCCGCGACGTGCGCGCACGCGTCGCCCGCTCGATGCTCGCGACGCTGTTTACCGCGCTCGGCACGCCGATGCTCGTCGCCGGCGACGAATTCTGTCGCACGCAGCAGGGCAACAACAACGCGTATTGCCAGGATAACGAACTGTCGTGGCTCGACTGGGACCTGGCGCAGAGCGAAGAAGGCGTGCAGATGACGCGCTTCGTGTCGCGGCTCGCCGCGCTGCGGCGCATGTATCCGGTGATGTCGGCGCCGCGCTATCCGTCGGGCGACCGCGATGGCGCGCCGGGCATGCGCGAGATCGGCTGGTTCGACGAACGCGGCGATGCGCTCACCGTGCCCGCATGGGAAGACGGCGAAGGCCGCGCGCTGACGATGCGGCGCGTCGGCACCGGCCGCACCGGCCGCACCGAGGCGTTGCTCGTGATGCTGAACGCGTCGGCCGCGACCATCACGTTCATGCCGCCCGCGCCCGTGCTCGAGTACCGCATCCTGCTCGATACCGCCACACCCGACGCCGGCCCGCGTTCGTGGCCGGAAGCCGGGCTCGACGTCGCCGCGCACGCGGCCGTGATCGCGGTCGCGGCCGTGCCGCCCGATCACCCTTCCTGA